Proteins found in one Sporosarcina jeotgali genomic segment:
- a CDS encoding DNA topoisomerase III gives MSKSLVLAEKPSVARDIARVLGCHKKGNGFLEGDRYIVTWALGHLVTHADPEGYGQEFKEWKMEHLPIIPEPFKLTPIKQTTKQYNAVKAQLRRGDVKDVIIATDAGREGELVARWILELAKNRKPIKRLWISSVTDKAIKDGFANLKDGKAYDNLYEAAAARAEADWVVGINATRALTVKHNAQLSTGRVQTPTLAMIAKREQAIQKFQPKPYWGMQALTEAGRFTWRDGGGQTQVFDETVIDAKMNALEGVTEGKIIDLKSTPKSQPAPHLFDLTELQKEAHRRWSWSAKETLSTLQNLYERHKAVTYPRTDSKHLTADMTSTLKDRVKAVEIGPYRKAVNSLLRKGPVKPQKGVINDSKVSDHHAIIPTEESPSLHSLSDKEQRLYDIIVKRFLAVFYPPFQYEQLSAELQAGNEIFTLKGRTVTDEGWKAVYSSDEEEADTDALPAMKKGETLQIRAVSRTEGKTKPPARFNEGTLLAAMENPAQFMAGESKELIKTIGETGGLGTVATRADVIERLFGMFVIEKKGNDIYTTSKGRQLLELVPEDLKSPALTAEWESDLSKIAAGKLKKNQFIRTMIDFSKKTIVDIKADETKFKHDNVTGKKCPDCGKPMLEVNGKRGKMLVCQDRECGHRQTVSTLTNARCPTCKKKLELRGHGDGKIFVCKCGYREKLSSFEKRRAQTTGKKADKRDVQKYLKKQENEEPENTAMADALKKLFDK, from the coding sequence ATCACTCGTACTTGCAGAAAAGCCATCTGTCGCACGCGATATTGCGCGTGTGCTTGGCTGTCATAAAAAAGGAAACGGATTTCTTGAAGGAGACCGGTACATCGTCACATGGGCCCTTGGCCACTTAGTGACTCATGCAGATCCTGAAGGATACGGTCAGGAATTCAAAGAATGGAAAATGGAGCATTTGCCAATCATTCCGGAACCCTTTAAGCTGACGCCGATTAAACAAACAACAAAACAATATAACGCTGTGAAAGCGCAATTGCGCCGCGGAGATGTGAAAGATGTCATCATCGCAACAGACGCGGGGCGCGAAGGAGAGCTCGTCGCACGCTGGATATTGGAACTTGCGAAAAACCGTAAGCCGATCAAACGATTATGGATTTCATCTGTAACCGATAAGGCCATCAAAGACGGATTCGCCAATCTAAAGGATGGCAAAGCTTACGATAACTTATATGAAGCAGCGGCTGCTCGTGCAGAAGCCGATTGGGTCGTAGGCATCAATGCCACGCGCGCGCTCACTGTTAAACACAATGCTCAATTATCAACAGGACGTGTTCAGACTCCGACGCTTGCGATGATTGCGAAACGCGAACAGGCAATTCAGAAATTCCAGCCGAAACCGTACTGGGGCATGCAGGCACTGACTGAAGCCGGACGTTTTACTTGGCGCGATGGGGGCGGGCAAACTCAAGTATTCGATGAAACCGTCATTGATGCGAAGATGAATGCATTGGAAGGCGTTACAGAAGGCAAAATCATCGACCTGAAATCGACACCTAAATCTCAGCCGGCCCCTCATTTATTTGACTTGACGGAACTTCAAAAAGAAGCGCACCGCCGCTGGTCATGGTCTGCCAAAGAGACGTTATCGACACTGCAAAACTTGTACGAACGGCATAAAGCAGTGACATACCCGCGGACGGATTCGAAGCACTTAACTGCAGATATGACGAGTACGTTGAAAGATCGTGTGAAAGCGGTTGAAATCGGTCCGTATCGTAAAGCTGTCAATTCATTGCTGCGTAAAGGTCCCGTCAAACCTCAAAAAGGTGTCATTAATGACAGCAAAGTATCCGATCACCATGCGATTATCCCAACGGAGGAAAGTCCGTCATTGCATTCGCTTTCGGACAAAGAACAACGTCTCTATGACATTATCGTTAAGAGATTCTTAGCTGTGTTCTATCCGCCGTTCCAATATGAGCAATTGAGTGCGGAATTACAAGCTGGCAATGAAATCTTTACATTGAAAGGCCGGACCGTGACGGATGAAGGCTGGAAAGCTGTTTATTCATCAGATGAAGAAGAAGCGGATACAGACGCTTTGCCTGCTATGAAAAAGGGTGAGACACTTCAAATACGTGCAGTTTCTCGAACTGAAGGCAAAACTAAGCCCCCTGCGCGGTTCAATGAAGGAACGCTGCTGGCTGCGATGGAAAATCCGGCACAGTTCATGGCGGGAGAATCGAAAGAATTGATCAAAACAATCGGGGAAACCGGCGGATTAGGGACAGTTGCGACACGTGCAGATGTTATCGAGCGGTTATTCGGCATGTTTGTCATCGAGAAAAAAGGGAATGATATTTACACTACGTCTAAAGGACGCCAGTTGCTGGAACTCGTCCCGGAGGATTTAAAATCACCGGCACTCACTGCGGAATGGGAGAGCGACTTATCTAAAATTGCAGCTGGAAAACTGAAGAAAAATCAATTCATCCGCACGATGATTGACTTTTCGAAGAAGACAATCGTCGATATTAAAGCGGACGAAACGAAATTCAAACATGATAACGTTACCGGGAAGAAGTGTCCGGACTGTGGAAAGCCGATGCTTGAAGTGAACGGCAAACGCGGTAAGATGCTTGTCTGCCAAGATCGCGAATGCGGTCACCGTCAGACGGTTTCCACACTTACGAATGCACGCTGTCCTACTTGTAAGAAAAAGTTGGAACTTCGCGGTCATGGCGATGGTAAAATCTTCGTTTGTAAATGCGGGTATCGTGAAAAGCTGTCCTCGTTTGAAAAGCGGAGAGCACAAACAACAGGTAAAAAGGCCGACAAACGTGATGTTCAAAAGTATCTTAAGAAGCAAGAGAACGAAGAACCTGAAAATACGGCAATGGCAGATGCGCTAAAGAAACTATTTGACAAGTAA
- a CDS encoding aminoacyl-tRNA deacylase, whose product MAKKNKHIKTNAIRILETEGIPHELLERDLSEEANAAADGGLEADVYKTLVTTAGTARNYVFVIPVLCELDLKKAARAAGEKKLEMLPLKQLTDVTGYIRGGCSAIGMKKTFPTFLDVSAQSKPAIYASAGKPGFQMKLAPSDYAKVTDAPFVDLCK is encoded by the coding sequence ATGGCGAAGAAGAATAAACATATTAAAACGAATGCGATTCGTATTTTAGAGACTGAAGGAATCCCCCATGAGCTGCTCGAGCGCGATTTGTCAGAGGAAGCAAATGCCGCAGCAGACGGCGGGCTCGAAGCTGATGTCTATAAAACACTTGTGACGACAGCGGGTACTGCACGCAATTATGTATTTGTCATCCCGGTATTATGTGAGCTTGACTTGAAAAAGGCGGCACGCGCAGCAGGAGAGAAAAAGCTGGAGATGCTCCCGCTTAAACAGCTGACAGACGTGACGGGGTATATCCGCGGCGGATGTTCGGCAATCGGGATGAAAAAGACGTTTCCTACTTTTCTGGATGTCTCTGCCCAATCGAAACCAGCCATCTACGCCAGCGCAGGGAAACCAGGATTCCAGATGAAACTCGCGCCTTCCGATTACGCGAAAGTAACGGATGCACCGTTTGTGGACTTGTGTAAATAA
- a CDS encoding YczE/YyaS/YitT family protein, producing the protein MMTLKKWRWVFFIVGQMILSLGIAMTIKGQLLGIGPWDVLHVGLYQNIGLSIGSWSIITGLLIVLITAAAQKKWPKYGTWLNMLLLGTFIDLFNWLLPDVTSIAAQLIFFILGVVIMSYGIGLYVSPNMGAGPRDSLMLLIVHKFNISVKIVRTSIEVIVALLGWALGGPVGIGTVLIALLIGQFVHYAMPQCQRLLLKVAKQENSEILL; encoded by the coding sequence ATGATGACGTTAAAAAAATGGAGATGGGTCTTTTTCATAGTAGGACAAATGATCCTCTCGTTAGGGATAGCGATGACTATTAAAGGGCAACTGCTTGGCATTGGGCCATGGGATGTCCTGCATGTCGGTCTCTATCAAAATATCGGACTGTCCATCGGATCGTGGAGCATCATTACAGGATTGCTCATCGTACTGATCACTGCAGCTGCGCAAAAAAAGTGGCCGAAATACGGGACATGGCTCAATATGCTGCTGCTCGGAACATTTATTGATCTGTTCAATTGGCTGCTGCCAGACGTCACGTCAATTGCAGCTCAATTAATCTTTTTCATCTTGGGTGTCGTAATTATGTCATACGGCATCGGACTGTATGTGTCTCCTAATATGGGGGCAGGTCCGCGGGACAGCTTAATGCTGCTGATCGTGCACAAATTCAACATCAGTGTAAAAATTGTACGGACGTCCATAGAAGTCATTGTTGCCTTACTCGGCTGGGCACTCGGGGGACCGGTTGGTATAGGTACCGTGCTCATCGCATTGCTGATAGGACAATTCGTCCACTATGCGATGCCGCAATGTCAGCGGCTATTACTGAAAGTAGCAAAGCAGGAAAATAGTGAAATTCTATTATAA
- a CDS encoding nucleotide kinase: protein MNGNLTESMGTAYTGGGLSHKYEHLIQQAATTVFIKSPPTFALSNILNELAIFYVKRGFDVDRFRSPLHTEKTDGIYVKGHELFYIAASYPVPLEPTDLGGKHRVVSFYDVYDENKLRANNPQIAGHLEEAATYLEKALAALFEAKSIHDEWETVNIRRMDWKAHEAKIQSLAADLFGTLDLHKNAAVSHRIIGSLSTKGAHDFIPSITKSLKRRILIKALPGTGKSTMMRALGEEAEKRGIDVLYGWCGLDAGSIDLVQFPELSVCLFDATEPHVYDAEREGDEILDLVAMCAPSEKAEQEIDGIRLRYKEAIANAAGYMQSYARLTSQIDAGMDSALDLKAFHEKAEQLTELIAP, encoded by the coding sequence ATGAATGGAAACTTAACAGAATCGATGGGCACGGCCTATACAGGAGGAGGGCTGTCTCACAAGTACGAGCACCTCATCCAGCAAGCAGCGACAACTGTCTTCATTAAATCACCGCCTACCTTTGCGCTGTCTAACATTTTGAATGAGCTGGCAATCTTCTATGTGAAACGAGGATTTGACGTTGACCGTTTCAGAAGTCCATTGCATACCGAAAAAACGGATGGCATTTATGTGAAAGGCCACGAACTTTTTTATATCGCCGCCTCCTATCCAGTGCCGCTGGAACCCACAGACCTTGGCGGGAAACATCGCGTTGTCAGCTTTTATGATGTTTATGACGAAAACAAATTACGTGCAAATAACCCGCAAATCGCAGGTCACTTAGAAGAGGCCGCCACCTATTTGGAAAAAGCACTCGCAGCGCTTTTTGAAGCAAAATCGATTCATGATGAATGGGAAACCGTCAACATCCGACGAATGGACTGGAAAGCGCACGAAGCAAAGATTCAGTCACTCGCAGCTGATTTATTTGGCACACTTGATTTACACAAAAATGCGGCCGTTTCACATCGCATTATTGGGTCGTTATCTACAAAAGGAGCACATGACTTCATTCCATCTATTACTAAATCCCTGAAGCGCAGAATTTTAATCAAAGCCCTTCCTGGAACAGGAAAGTCCACGATGATGAGAGCGCTCGGAGAAGAAGCGGAAAAGCGTGGCATCGATGTCCTGTATGGCTGGTGCGGATTGGATGCGGGAAGTATCGATCTCGTCCAGTTCCCGGAGCTGTCTGTTTGTCTGTTCGACGCAACGGAACCTCACGTGTATGATGCAGAACGGGAAGGCGATGAGATTCTGGATTTGGTTGCCATGTGTGCACCGAGTGAAAAAGCAGAGCAGGAAATTGATGGAATCCGTCTGCGGTACAAAGAAGCGATTGCGAATGCTGCCGGATACATGCAGTCGTACGCACGATTGACGAGTCAAATAGATGCAGGGATGGACAGTGCGCTCGATTTGAAAGCATTCCATGAAAAAGCAGAACAACTGACAGAACTTATCGCTCCGTAA
- a CDS encoding glycine C-acetyltransferase has protein sequence MSTILNAFLDENLQELRDQGLYNEIEPVEGPNGPIIKIKGSDLINLSSNNYLGLATDEDLKKLNIAAVNKYGVGAGAVRTINGTLDIHIELEKKLAEFKGTEAAISFQSGFNCNMAAISAVMNKNDAILSDELNHASIIDGCRLSGAKIIRVKHQDMDDLRAKAKEATESGLYGKVMYITDGVFSMDGDIANLPGAVKVAKEFDLITYVDDAHGSGVTGKGKGTVKHFGLEKEIDMQMGTLSKAVGVVGGYVAGTQKLIDWLKVRSRPFLFSTAVPPGDVAAIMGALDKISASTELHDKLWENGDYLKAGLKKLGFNIGNSETPITPCIIGEEKLTQQFSKRLAEEGVYAKSIVFPTVPKGTGRVRNMPTAAHTKEMLDDALKIYEKVGKELGVIQ, from the coding sequence TTGTCTACTATATTAAATGCATTTCTAGACGAGAACTTGCAAGAACTTCGAGATCAGGGACTTTACAACGAAATTGAGCCAGTCGAAGGTCCGAATGGTCCAATCATTAAAATTAAAGGCAGCGACCTCATTAACTTATCATCGAACAACTATTTAGGTCTTGCAACAGACGAAGACTTGAAAAAATTGAACATTGCAGCTGTGAATAAATACGGTGTCGGAGCAGGAGCGGTGCGTACCATCAACGGTACACTTGACATCCACATCGAACTAGAGAAAAAGCTGGCGGAGTTCAAAGGAACAGAAGCTGCGATTTCATTCCAATCTGGATTCAACTGCAACATGGCGGCAATTTCCGCAGTCATGAACAAAAACGATGCAATTTTATCAGATGAATTAAACCACGCATCCATCATCGACGGCTGCCGTCTTTCTGGCGCTAAGATCATCCGAGTCAAGCACCAGGACATGGACGATTTGCGTGCAAAAGCAAAAGAAGCGACAGAGTCCGGGTTATACGGAAAAGTCATGTACATCACGGATGGCGTATTCTCGATGGATGGAGATATCGCAAACCTTCCGGGTGCTGTTAAAGTTGCGAAAGAGTTTGACCTGATCACATACGTGGACGATGCTCACGGTTCAGGCGTAACTGGTAAAGGGAAGGGAACTGTCAAGCATTTCGGACTTGAAAAAGAGATTGATATGCAGATGGGAACACTTTCAAAAGCAGTCGGAGTTGTCGGCGGTTACGTAGCTGGAACACAAAAGCTGATTGACTGGTTAAAGGTCCGTTCACGTCCGTTCTTGTTCTCAACAGCGGTACCGCCAGGCGATGTTGCAGCAATCATGGGTGCGCTTGATAAAATCAGTGCATCCACTGAACTGCACGACAAGCTATGGGAGAACGGGGACTATTTGAAAGCGGGCTTGAAGAAACTCGGCTTCAATATCGGGAACTCAGAAACCCCAATCACGCCTTGTATCATCGGCGAAGAAAAACTGACACAGCAATTCTCGAAACGTCTGGCTGAAGAAGGCGTCTATGCAAAATCCATCGTATTCCCAACAGTTCCAAAAGGGACAGGCCGCGTTCGCAACATGCCAACCGCTGCCCACACGAAAGAAATGCTGGACGATGCACTTAAGATTTATGAAAAAGTCGGTAAGGAACTCGGCGTTATTCAATAA
- a CDS encoding L-threonine 3-dehydrogenase — MKKIMVTGALGQIGSELITKLRAEYGTENVLATDIREPQTEMDGPFAILDVTDGAKMTGLAQEFGADTLMHMAALLSAKAEENPMLAWNLNMGGLVNALETARELDLQFFTPSSIGSFGPSTPKDNTPQDTLQRPTTMYGVNKVSGELLCDYYYQKFGVDTRGVRFPGLISYVAQPGGGTTDYAVDIFYKAVEEGKYTSFIAEGTYMDMMYMPDALQAIVDLMETDAANLKHRNAFNVTAMSFEPSELAAAIQKYIPTFEISYDVDPVRQSIADSWPNSLDISVAETEWGFKATYGLDAMVSDMLEKIREKVNA, encoded by the coding sequence ATGAAAAAAATTATGGTGACCGGAGCACTCGGTCAGATCGGATCAGAATTGATCACCAAACTGCGGGCTGAATATGGAACGGAAAATGTCCTGGCAACAGACATTCGCGAACCGCAAACAGAAATGGATGGACCATTTGCAATTCTTGACGTCACAGATGGAGCGAAAATGACAGGACTTGCACAAGAGTTCGGTGCAGACACGCTCATGCACATGGCGGCATTACTTTCCGCGAAAGCAGAAGAGAACCCGATGCTCGCATGGAACTTGAACATGGGAGGACTCGTAAATGCGCTGGAGACAGCACGTGAACTGGACCTTCAATTCTTCACACCAAGCTCAATCGGCTCATTCGGACCATCTACACCAAAGGACAACACGCCGCAAGATACATTGCAGCGTCCGACGACTATGTACGGAGTGAACAAAGTATCGGGTGAACTGCTTTGTGACTATTATTATCAAAAATTTGGCGTTGATACGCGCGGAGTTCGATTCCCTGGGCTCATTTCATACGTTGCCCAGCCAGGCGGCGGTACAACCGATTACGCGGTCGACATTTTCTACAAAGCGGTAGAAGAAGGCAAGTACACATCCTTCATCGCTGAAGGTACCTACATGGATATGATGTACATGCCAGATGCGCTTCAAGCGATTGTGGACTTAATGGAAACGGATGCAGCTAACTTGAAGCATCGCAACGCGTTCAACGTAACAGCAATGAGCTTCGAGCCATCTGAGCTTGCGGCCGCTATCCAAAAATACATTCCAACATTCGAAATCAGCTATGACGTCGATCCGGTACGCCAATCCATCGCAGACAGCTGGCCGAACTCCCTCGACATTTCCGTCGCAGAAACAGAGTGGGGCTTCAAAGCCACTTACGGTCTCGACGCAATGGTGTCAGATATGCTAGAAAAGATCCGCGAAAAAGTGAATGCTTGA
- a CDS encoding YjiH family protein, with amino-acid sequence MKKASLSNWLLFLVPSIIGVILFMIPLKIGDGWKVPIAVLADKLSGFIEPAMPFAAMVLIIISAVGSVLFLFVSADRTAKPTFMQTLFKVTPFWTLTRVVGAIFAVMVTFKLGPEAIWSENTGGLLLSPDGLVSFLFTIFLFAGLFLPLLLNFGLLEFFGTMMVKIMRPLFKLPGRSSIDALTSWVGDGTIGVLLTSKQYEDGHYTKREAAVIATTFSIVSITFSLVIIRTVGLEDYFVPFYATVAVVGLVLGLIMPRIYPLSKKPDEFIDGTPQTGTEESLPEGYNVFSHGIENALATADKNRSAGKVVGDGFRNVLDMWIGVAPIVMAFGTIATMLAEYTSLFTILGKPFVPYLNLLQIPEAAEAGSLMVVGITDMFLPALLADGMISDPITLFTVATVSVVQLIYLSEVGGLILGTKIPVNIWDLIVIFLLRTIIALPIVAGVAHLLF; translated from the coding sequence ATGAAAAAAGCGTCTTTATCCAACTGGTTATTGTTTTTAGTTCCATCTATTATCGGAGTCATCTTGTTCATGATTCCACTGAAGATCGGCGACGGCTGGAAAGTACCGATTGCAGTCCTTGCCGATAAGCTCTCTGGGTTTATAGAACCTGCGATGCCTTTCGCAGCAATGGTGCTCATTATCATTTCTGCAGTTGGATCGGTATTATTCTTATTTGTTTCGGCAGATCGAACAGCAAAACCCACTTTTATGCAAACTTTATTCAAAGTGACACCATTTTGGACACTGACTCGTGTAGTCGGTGCGATTTTTGCAGTCATGGTAACGTTCAAGCTCGGACCTGAAGCGATTTGGAGTGAGAACACGGGTGGTTTGCTGCTCTCTCCAGATGGTCTGGTTTCATTCCTGTTTACGATTTTCCTATTTGCAGGATTGTTCCTGCCGCTTCTTTTGAATTTTGGATTGCTTGAGTTTTTCGGAACAATGATGGTGAAAATCATGCGTCCGTTGTTCAAACTTCCTGGACGATCTTCCATCGACGCGTTGACGTCTTGGGTTGGAGACGGGACGATTGGTGTCCTGTTGACGAGCAAGCAATATGAAGATGGACATTACACGAAACGTGAAGCAGCTGTAATCGCTACGACGTTTTCGATTGTTTCCATTACCTTCTCTCTTGTTATTATTAGGACGGTTGGTCTCGAAGACTACTTCGTTCCGTTTTACGCAACAGTTGCAGTGGTTGGTCTTGTATTGGGACTTATCATGCCAAGAATTTATCCACTTTCTAAGAAACCGGACGAATTCATTGATGGCACGCCTCAGACAGGAACAGAAGAAAGTCTGCCTGAGGGATACAATGTCTTCTCTCATGGTATTGAAAACGCTCTTGCAACTGCGGATAAAAACCGTTCTGCAGGTAAAGTTGTTGGCGACGGATTCCGTAACGTTCTGGATATGTGGATTGGCGTAGCTCCAATCGTTATGGCGTTTGGTACGATTGCAACGATGCTTGCAGAGTATACGAGTCTATTTACGATTCTCGGAAAACCATTTGTTCCATACTTGAATCTGCTTCAAATTCCTGAAGCAGCTGAAGCTGGTTCGCTAATGGTTGTCGGGATTACAGATATGTTCCTGCCTGCTCTTCTTGCAGACGGAATGATTTCTGATCCGATTACCCTTTTCACAGTGGCGACTGTCTCTGTCGTTCAGCTTATCTACTTATCTGAAGTGGGCGGGTTGATACTCGGAACTAAGATTCCCGTCAACATCTGGGATTTGATTGTAATCTTCTTACTGCGTACAATCATCGCGCTGCCAATCGTAGCAGGCGTTGCACACTTGTTGTTTTAA
- the bshB2 gene encoding bacillithiol biosynthesis deacetylase BshB2: MEKERHVLVIFPHPDDEAFGVSGTISTYIEMGVPVTYACLTLGEMGRNLGNPPFANRETLPMIRKKELQASADAMGLTDLRMMGLRDKTVEFEDDEKMVKLVADLIEELNPSLLISFYPGLSVHPDHDATGRAVVEAVRRMTEFDRPKLYTIAFDNKTVEQIGHPDVHHDVSGVTEKKLGAMNAHASQTVWMMEDMQKRLDAQDPDALKWLKTEHFYTYSFK, encoded by the coding sequence ATGGAAAAAGAACGTCACGTATTAGTCATTTTCCCGCACCCGGATGATGAAGCCTTCGGTGTTTCGGGAACAATTTCAACTTATATCGAAATGGGCGTCCCTGTGACATACGCTTGTTTAACACTCGGTGAAATGGGACGGAATCTCGGGAATCCGCCATTTGCCAACCGCGAAACGCTGCCAATGATCCGCAAAAAAGAACTTCAAGCATCCGCGGACGCGATGGGACTAACGGATTTACGCATGATGGGTCTTCGCGACAAAACTGTAGAGTTTGAGGACGATGAAAAAATGGTGAAGCTTGTTGCAGATTTGATTGAAGAATTAAATCCTTCATTGCTTATCTCCTTCTATCCAGGTTTATCCGTACATCCAGATCATGATGCTACAGGCCGTGCAGTTGTGGAAGCGGTTCGCAGAATGACAGAATTTGACCGTCCAAAGCTGTACACAATTGCGTTCGACAATAAAACAGTTGAGCAAATTGGGCATCCGGATGTCCATCATGATGTGTCTGGTGTGACAGAGAAAAAGCTCGGTGCCATGAATGCTCATGCATCCCAAACCGTTTGGATGATGGAAGATATGCAAAAACGTCTGGACGCGCAGGATCCTGATGCGTTAAAATGGTTAAAGACAGAACATTTCTACACATATTCCTTTAAGTAA
- a CDS encoding YojF family protein, with translation MELVQQDQLQRLIDSFAGKDVYIHLETTNGSYAAHFQEGFFNAGAFIRNIVVNYELGKVAGDSPHRIGLKLPSGWIYAQGITHYELDEHGRLLMAGLGPDGKLAVALEISETPFTY, from the coding sequence GTGGAACTTGTACAACAAGATCAGCTGCAACGCTTGATCGATTCCTTTGCGGGCAAAGATGTTTACATTCATTTGGAGACGACAAACGGCTCTTATGCTGCGCATTTTCAAGAAGGATTCTTTAACGCAGGTGCGTTCATCCGCAATATTGTCGTGAATTACGAACTTGGAAAAGTGGCGGGCGACTCCCCTCACCGCATCGGGTTGAAACTGCCTTCAGGGTGGATTTACGCACAAGGAATTACACACTATGAATTGGATGAACACGGACGTCTGCTAATGGCGGGTCTTGGACCAGATGGTAAATTGGCCGTAGCCCTCGAAATCAGCGAAACTCCGTTTACGTATTAA
- the thiD gene encoding bifunctional hydroxymethylpyrimidine kinase/phosphomethylpyrimidine kinase: MTLKKTLTIAGSDTSGGAGIQADLKTFQELGTYGMTALTVVVTMDPDKHWSHNVYSLPIDVVKAQIKTALSTGIDAIKTGMLSTEEVIQTAGEAIAETELSHVVIDPVMVCKGEDEVLNPGTVDAMIEYLLPRAEIVTPNLFEAGQLAGMKTPSTIEQMKATAEKIHSLGARNVVIKGGKQLQHDKAADLFYDGKTHLLLESEKTDTHYNHGAGCTFAAAITANLANGKDIKDAVIEAKAFVAAAIANGWKLNEYVGPVMHGAKSRFGGPEITTTEV; this comes from the coding sequence ATGACGTTGAAAAAGACTTTGACAATTGCAGGATCAGATACATCCGGCGGCGCCGGTATACAAGCGGACCTTAAAACTTTCCAAGAACTTGGTACATACGGCATGACTGCATTAACGGTTGTCGTCACAATGGATCCGGACAAGCATTGGAGCCATAATGTCTACTCCCTTCCCATCGATGTCGTCAAAGCGCAGATCAAAACTGCCCTTTCTACTGGAATCGATGCGATTAAAACAGGCATGTTGAGTACAGAAGAAGTCATTCAAACTGCAGGTGAAGCAATCGCAGAAACTGAACTGTCACACGTCGTAATTGACCCTGTTATGGTTTGTAAAGGTGAAGATGAAGTCTTGAATCCTGGAACTGTCGACGCGATGATTGAATACTTGCTTCCGCGTGCTGAAATCGTGACGCCAAACTTATTTGAAGCCGGACAGCTGGCTGGCATGAAGACCCCCAGCACGATTGAGCAAATGAAAGCAACAGCTGAGAAAATCCATTCACTCGGTGCTCGTAATGTTGTCATTAAAGGCGGCAAACAGCTGCAGCACGATAAAGCAGCGGACTTGTTCTATGACGGAAAGACGCATCTTTTATTGGAATCCGAAAAAACGGATACCCACTATAACCATGGAGCTGGATGTACGTTCGCAGCTGCGATTACAGCAAACTTGGCAAATGGGAAAGATATTAAGGATGCTGTAATTGAAGCAAAAGCTTTCGTTGCTGCTGCCATCGCAAACGGATGGAAGTTGAACGAGTATGTAGGACCTGTCATGCACGGCGCTAAGAGCCGTTTTGGCGGACCTGAAATTACAACAACTGAAGTTTAA
- a CDS encoding DUF4230 domain-containing protein has product MKRGNNSNDEQKLKEIEKLLKELKASDKESAVTVEEAYGRPRKKRRSLWNILTLFFSLWRKSFLIIALIVILLVASLPFIAFYLLKQGSTYTEQKTSFLEQIQDLNEMATAEAYTKVIIERQDNQLFGQSIGLNLPGTKRQLLVVIPGAIKAGVDLSTLSKKDLDINEANKTATLTLPKPEFLGGAEIFFDQVKVYSFEGVFREKADIEEAYDLAEEAKKLIREESAGQGVLETAEKNAEQTLREMFSLAGYDVTIQFEE; this is encoded by the coding sequence ATGAAACGGGGCAACAACTCGAATGACGAACAGAAACTGAAAGAAATCGAGAAATTACTGAAAGAGTTAAAAGCATCGGACAAGGAAAGTGCAGTTACGGTGGAAGAAGCCTATGGCCGCCCCAGAAAGAAGCGCAGAAGTTTATGGAACATTCTTACACTGTTCTTTTCACTTTGGCGCAAATCCTTTCTTATTATCGCGTTAATCGTGATCCTGCTCGTCGCTTCACTGCCGTTCATTGCGTTCTATCTATTGAAGCAAGGAAGCACATATACGGAACAGAAAACTAGTTTCCTTGAGCAAATCCAGGATTTGAACGAAATGGCAACTGCGGAAGCGTACACGAAAGTTATTATCGAACGCCAGGATAACCAGTTGTTTGGACAAAGCATCGGCCTCAATCTGCCGGGTACTAAGCGCCAGCTGCTCGTCGTCATTCCGGGAGCTATCAAAGCCGGCGTGGATTTATCGACACTAAGCAAGAAAGACCTGGATATTAATGAGGCCAATAAAACTGCAACGCTTACTTTGCCGAAACCGGAATTCCTGGGCGGTGCTGAAATCTTCTTTGACCAAGTAAAAGTATATTCGTTTGAAGGGGTATTCAGAGAGAAAGCCGATATCGAAGAAGCATACGACCTCGCAGAAGAAGCGAAGAAACTAATTCGTGAAGAAAGCGCAGGGCAAGGTGTATTGGAAACCGCAGAAAAAAATGCAGAACAGACGCTGCGTGAAATGTTTTCACTGGCAGGATACGATGTGACCATCCAGTTTGAGGAGTGA